Genomic DNA from Comamonas antarctica:
CGGCCAGTGCGCCCACGGCGGCACCCGCCAGCGCGCCCACGGCAGCCCCCACGGGGCCGGTCATGCCGCCAATGGCGGCACCGGCGGCGGCACCACCGGCGACACCGCCAGCCACGCCACCCAGAACGGCACCCGTGCCAGTTGCTGTTTTTTCCTTGTCGTCCATCTTGGTCTCCTGAAAGTGGTTGGGAGCCTTGAAGATAAGGGTCGTCACCAAACCCCTACTGACGGACAATTACTACGTGGCGCGTGGGACAGCCGCATGCCTGGCTGCCATCCAGTTTTCAGTGGGTATGGCCCCAGTAGATCAGCGCGTCGCGGCCTTCGACCGAGAGCGAGACCTGCGCGCCCACCGGCAGCAGCACCTTGGTTTCGACATGGCCGAAAGGCAGGTTGGTGAGCACCGGCGCGGCAATCTGCGTGCGCAGCCACTGGACCACGCTTTGCAGCTTGTAGCCCTTGTCCTGGGGCGTGGGCTTGTGGCCCGTGAACTGGCCCAGCACCACCGCCTGCTGGTGGCCCAGCACGCCTGCCTGCAGCAGCTGGCCCAGCATGCGTTCGATGCGGTAGGGCTGCTCGCCCACATCCTCGAGGAACAGGATGCCGTCCTTGATTTCGGGCAGATAGGGCGTGCCGACCAGCGAGGCGATCATGGCCAGGTTGCCGCCCCACAGCGTCGCGCCCTCGATATAGGTTTCGGGCACGGCCGGCGTGCCGTCGGCGCGCGCGGCCTCCTTGGGCATGCGCCAGCCGCTGCCTTCGCCCTGGCCCGACAGCAGGTCGTCGAAGCAGTCCAGCATGATGTCGTCGATGCCCTCGGCCGCGCCGAAGTCTCCGGCCAGCGCCGGGCCGGCCCAGCTGCGCGTGCCGGTGCGCGCTAGCAGCGCGCACTGGAAGGCGGTGAAATCGCTGAAGCCGACGAACTCGGTGCCACGCTCCACGGCCTTGGCCACGGCCGCGTAGTCGATCTGCGGCAGCAGCCGGCCCAGGCCGTAGCCGCCGCGCGAGATCAGCGCCACATCGGCGCCGCTCGCGGCCGCGCGGTGGATGGCGGCCAGCCGTGTCGCATCGTCGCCCGCGAAGCGCGTGTCGCGCGACAGCGCATCGGCGTCGATCTCCACTTCGTGGCCCATGGCACGCAGCCGCGCGATGCCGCGCTTGAATGCCGGCTTGTCGATCACCGCGCTGGACGGCGAATAGACATAGATATGGCGCGGCCCCTGCGTATGCGCATGGCCGCAGCAGGCGCCATCGGCGTCATGCACATGCACGGGCGCAGGGCCGCAGCAGTTGCCGTCGGCATCATGCACGTGCTCGGCGTGGTCATGGGAATGGGCGTGGTGGTGGTGTGCGGACTTCGAAGACAAGGCGTTCAGGCTGCCGATGCAGCCTGCTCCGGGTAGAAACGGGGCCGGGGTGAAGACCCCAGGATTCAGGCGAAGTATTCCACAGCCTGCAAGGCCGTGCCCGGCCCGGGTTCGGCCGCATCGGCGCGCAGCCTGAGCAGGCGTGCGGCTTGCGCGCCCGCCTGCCAGAAATCGCGGCTGGCCTGCTGCAGCGCCTGCTCCTGCTGGTCTGTGGGCGCCGGCTGCGCGAACGCGCGCAGCGCCGCGCGGTGGCCGGCGTCGGGAAACGGCGCCGCGAGCGCTGCGGCCTCGGCCCCCGCCGCGGGCGGCAGCTCCAGCAGCACGGCGCCCGCGATGCGCTGCGGCGCCGCCAGCGCCAGCGGCAATGCCAGCGCGCCGGCCGAAGCGTCGAACACGATGACGCAGCGCTGCGCATCGGCGCGCTCCAACAGATCCAGCAGGATCCGGCGATGGACTTCCAGCGTGTGGAAAGCCGGTTTCTTGGGCTTGTCGCTCCGGCCAAAGCCGATCAGATCCGGCACCAGCACGCGCTGGCCCGCGGCCAGGAACACCGGCAGCATCTGGCGGTACATGTAGCTCCAGCCCGCAGCGCCATGCAGGCACAGCCAGGTCAGCGGCGCATCGCGCGGGCCTTCATCGAGGTAATGCAGGCGCAGCCCCTGCAGGCTGGGCCAGTCGCTGGCGTAGTGCGGCGCCCAGGCCGCGCCGGGCAACTGCGCAAACGCTGCCTCGGGTGTGCGCAGCGCATCGTCGCGCAGCGGGTGCGCGGCGCGCGCCGCGGCCTGGTTCTGGCGCCGCCGCTGCTGGAAGAACCCGGCGAGCAATGCGCTGCACTCCTGCGCCAGCACGCCGCGCACGATCTGCGTGTGGTGGTTGAGCCGCGGTTCGGCAAACAGATCGAGCACCGAACCGGCAGCGCCGGTCTTGGGTTCGGCCGCGCCATAGACCACGCGCGCGATGCGCGCATGCAGTGCCGCGCCGCTGCACATCGCGCAGGGCTCGAGCGTGACATAGAGCGTGCAGCCGTCGAGCCGGTAGTTGCGCAGGTGGCGCGCGGCATCGCGCAGCGCCGCGATCTCGGCGTGGGCCGTCGGGTCGCTCGATGCCACGGGCGCGTTGCGGCCGCGGCCGATGATGGCGCCGTCCTTGACCACGACCGCGCCCACGGGCACCTCGCCGGCCGCGGCCGCGGCGCGCGCCTGCTCCAGCGCGGCGCGCATTCCGGCTTCGTCACTGCTCAGCAATTCCATGGAAGTTGTTCTATCTGTGCTTGCACCGCGATGCGCGGCACCGGTCCGATCGTAATCCACAGCGCACGTTACATTGGCCCCCGCCGGAACGCCCGCGCACCGGCCGCCGCAGCGCCTGGCAAGCGGTTTTTTCAGCCTGCCTTTTTTTTAAGCACTGCGTCACAAGCCAATGCTGGCGCGGCTTTGCCGGGTTCGCCGGGGAGTTTTCCACAGCTCCGTCCACACGGCACGGGGATAAAAAAACCGCAAATAAACCTTGCCAGCTGTATGCAAACACATGCCCTGTTGGTGGTATAGCGACGGACATGAAAAAAGCCAGCCGGCATGCACCGGCTGGCTTCAGGCAGGCCCTCACGGGTTTAGAACTTGACGTTGGCCGTGATCCACAGCGTGCGGCCCGGCGGCGTCGTGCCGGCAATCGAGGCGCCGCCCTGGAAGTACTCGTTGATCTGCGTCGGCGTGCCGTTGACATTGACCAGGCGGTACTGGCGGAAGTCCTTGTCCAGCAGGTTGTAGAGGTTGGCGCTGAGCGTCACGCTCTTCGACAGCTCGTAGCTGCCGCCCAGGTGCAGCATGCCATAGGCCTTGGTCTGGTCGCCGAGCGCGTCGTAGATCGCGCGGTTGGCCGGGGTCAGCGATTCGGGCAGCGCGTTGAAGCGCGGACTCTTGCCGCGGTACTCGCCGCGCAGCCACAGGCGCCATTGGGCGTTCGGGTTCCAGTCGAGCTGGGCCGTGGCGATGTGCTTGGCGGTGAGCGCGAGCTGGCCGGTCTTCACGCCGCCCTCGATCACTTCGCTGTTGGTCCAGGTGTAGCCCAGGCGCATGCTCCATGCGGGCGCGAGCTGCGCGCGCGTGCTGAACTCCAGGCCCCAGGTCTTGGCCTGGTCGACGTTGATGCTGTAGTCGGCCGTGGGGTTGAAGCTGCAGCTCGAGATCGCCAGGTCGGCGCAGTTGCCGCCGCTGCTGATCTTGTCCTTGACGCGGTTGTAGAACAGCGTGGTCGAGGCCGTGACGCCATCGAGGTTGTCGAACAGCGCCGCGATCTCGGTGCTGGTGC
This window encodes:
- a CDS encoding LD-carboxypeptidase, whose protein sequence is MHDADGNCCGPAPVHVHDADGACCGHAHTQGPRHIYVYSPSSAVIDKPAFKRGIARLRAMGHEVEIDADALSRDTRFAGDDATRLAAIHRAAASGADVALISRGGYGLGRLLPQIDYAAVAKAVERGTEFVGFSDFTAFQCALLARTGTRSWAGPALAGDFGAAEGIDDIMLDCFDDLLSGQGEGSGWRMPKEAARADGTPAVPETYIEGATLWGGNLAMIASLVGTPYLPEIKDGILFLEDVGEQPYRIERMLGQLLQAGVLGHQQAVVLGQFTGHKPTPQDKGYKLQSVVQWLRTQIAAPVLTNLPFGHVETKVLLPVGAQVSLSVEGRDALIYWGHTH
- the tadA gene encoding tRNA adenosine(34) deaminase TadA; this translates as MELLSSDEAGMRAALEQARAAAAAGEVPVGAVVVKDGAIIGRGRNAPVASSDPTAHAEIAALRDAARHLRNYRLDGCTLYVTLEPCAMCSGAALHARIARVVYGAAEPKTGAAGSVLDLFAEPRLNHHTQIVRGVLAQECSALLAGFFQQRRRQNQAAARAAHPLRDDALRTPEAAFAQLPGAAWAPHYASDWPSLQGLRLHYLDEGPRDAPLTWLCLHGAAGWSYMYRQMLPVFLAAGQRVLVPDLIGFGRSDKPKKPAFHTLEVHRRILLDLLERADAQRCVIVFDASAGALALPLALAAPQRIAGAVLLELPPAAGAEAAALAAPFPDAGHRAALRAFAQPAPTDQQEQALQQASRDFWQAGAQAARLLRLRADAAEPGPGTALQAVEYFA